The region TCACCCGCGGGGTCATTCGTTCACCGCGACCCGCGTGAGCGGGCGGATCAGCACGAGGAGCGCGGGGATCGCGGCGGCCAGTGCGGCGGCGACTATCACGACGGCGAGCTCGCGGCCGGCCGCGAACCAGAGTATTCCGAAGGCGGTGGAGCCGATGAGCCGACCGATAGCGACGACCGTCTGCGCGGCGGCTATGCCCGTCGCGCGGCTCTCGGGCGGGCAGACCTCGCCGGCGAGCGCCGCGAGCACACCATCGGTCGCCGCGTAGAAGGCGCCGAGCAGTACGAGGCAGACGATCGTGACCGCGGCGCCGCCGACGGGGAGGGCGGCGCAGGCGTAGGCGGCGAGCAGCGCGACATGGCCGAGGACGAACACGCGGGCGCGGCCGAACCGGTCGGCGAACCGGCCGAGGGGAACGGCGAAGATGAAGAATGCGACGTTCGTGCCGACGTACAGCAGCGGGAACCACTGGGCGGCGAACGGGCTGCGGTCCTGCAGCACGAGGTAGATGAAGCCGTCGCCGACGGTGAGCACCGCGAGAATGCCGGCGGTGAGGATGAGGCGGCGCAGTCGCGGCTCGGCGAGCGAACCCCAGCGGAACGGCTGTCGCGCCTCGCCGGCGGCGACGCTCTCCCGGCGCGGGCGGCGGGCGGGAACCACGAGCCCCAGGATGACGACTCCCACGACCGCGAAGCCGAGCGATACGATGAAGACGAGGTGGTAGCCGGTCGGCACGAAGAAGAGGATGAGGAAGGCGAGCAGCGGGCCTCCCGCCGCCCCGATCGTGTCGAGCATGCGGTGCACCCCGAAGGACTTGCCCAGGTTGGACGGTTCGGACGAGGCGGTGATGAGGGCGTCGCGTGGGGCGGTGCGCACGCCCTTGCCCAGCCGGTCGAGCGCGATCACCGAGGCGATGCCGGCGAAACCGCTCACGAAGAGCAGCCCGACCTTCGTTACTGCGGAGACCGCGTAGCCGAAGAACGCCACCCACTTCGGGTTGTCGGTGCGGTCGGAGGCCCAGCCGCCGCCGATCCTCACGATCGCGCTCACTCCCTGATAGATGCCGTCGATGAAGCCGTAGGCGATCATCGACAGGCCCATCGCGCCCGTGATGTAGAGGGGGAGGATCGACGCGACCGATTCGGAGGAGACGTCGGTGAGCATGCTGACCACGCCCAGGGTGATCACGACCGAGGAGACACGGGCGGCCGGCGCTCCCGTCTTCGACCGGTCGCCCCGTTGGGGAAGAGAGATGTACACCCGCGCCGCCGCTCAGGGAGCCACGGTGATCGCGCCGAAGAGCGAGTAGCGGGCGCCGTCACCGTCGGGCCGCACGGTGAGCGTGACACTGCCGTCGCCGAGCGCGAATACGGTGCCGGTCGAACCGCCGACGGACGGCGCGGTCACCCCCTGCAACGAGAGGGCGGCGAAGACGGTGCGGTAGTACTCGGTCACCTGGGCGGGCGACTGCGTCGTTGTGGCCTCGAGAGTCGCCTGGACCCTGCCCTCGCTCGAGCTCACCGACGACGCGACCAGCGTGGAGGGTTCGGCGATCGGGATCAGGTCGGGAAATCCGGCCACGAGCTTCTTGCGCGCCGCCGCGTCCACCGGCACGCCGCCGGTCAACAGCGGAGCCAGTGCGTCGGGCGCCGGCTGACGTCCGTCATCCGGCGCGGTGGCCTCCACCTCGGTCGTCGTGCGGGGACCGACGGGCAGCGGCGCCGGCTCGAAGGGCACGGGCTGCAGTGGGTCGCCGTCTTCCGGTGCGGATGACGCGTCGTCGCCCGCCTTGCCCGTGGGCGCGGCCACGCCGGGCATCGGCGTGCTCGCGGGTGTGGGCAGCACGGTGTAGGTCACGGCGATCACGGAGATGACTCCGGCCAGCACGAGGCCGGCCACCACGAATCGGCGGAGTGCGGAGGGCGAGGGCGGCTTCATCGGGGAGAGAGCACCCCCTCGTGCTCGACGTAGCGCTCACCCGTGCGTGGGCAGACGAACCCGCCGTCGTCGGTCGGGACGAGGGGCAGGCCGGCGCGGCCGACCCACCCGGTCTGGCGGGCGGGCACCCCGACGACGACCGCGAAGTCGGGGACGTTCTTGGTCACCACCGAACCCGCGGCGACGAGCGCGTACCGGCCGATCGTGATCGGGGCCACGCACACGGCGCGCGCGCCGATCGAAGCGCCGGTGCGCACGGTGACGCCGACGGCCTCCCAGTCGTCGTTCGTCTGCCGGCTGCCGTCGAGGTTGATGGCGCGCGGGTAGCTGTCGTTGGTGAAGACGACCGCCGGTCCCACGAAGACGCCGTCTTCGAGCAGGGCGGGTTCGTAGATGAGCGCGTAGTTCTGGATTTTGCAGTTGCGCCCGACGATCACCCCCGGCCCGATGTAGACGCCGCGGCCCACGATGCACCCCGAGCTGATCTGGGCATACTCGCGGATCTGAGCGAGATGCCAGACCAGGCTGTCCGGCCCCACCTTGGCGCGGGGGTCGACGTCGGCCGTCGTGGCGATGCGGGCAGGCAATTCGTCGTCGTGCATCACGCGGTGCTCCTCGACGCCGGTCATCAGTAGGCGCCGACCGGGGCTGCGACGACCTTAACCGTGCGCCAGAGGATGATCAGGTCGCCCATCAGCGACCAGTTCTCGACGTAGTACAGGTCGAGGCGCACGCTGTCTTCCCAACTGAGGTTGGAACGGCCGTTGACCTGCCACATGCCGGTCAGGCCCGGCTTGATGTAGAGCCGGCGGTGGACGTGGTCCTCGTAGGTGCTCACCTCGCTCGCGAGCGGCGGCCGGGGGCCGACCAGGCTCATGTCGCCCATCAGCACGTTCCACAGCTGGGGCAGCTCGTCGAGGGAGTACTTGCGGAGGGTGCGTCCGAGTCTGGTGACCCTCGGGTCGTTCTTCATCTTGAACAGCACGCCGTTGCCCTCGCTCTTGGCAACCAACGCCCCGAGCTGTGTGGGCGCCGACGCGTTCATCGAGCGGAACTTCAGGATGCGGAACAGCTCGCCGCCGCGTCCCACGCGCTCCTGCGCGAAGAACGACGGCCCGTCGCTGTCGAGGCGGATCAGCAGCGCGATCACCGCGAACACGGGGCTGAGGAAGAGCAGTGCGGTACCGGCGATCACGATGTCCATGGCGCGCTTAGCGACGTGCTTGGCGCCGTCGAACTGCGGGATCTCGACGTGGAGCAGCGGGAGCCCCTCCACCGGGCGGAAGTGAATGCGCGGGCCGGCGACGTTCGCGAGGCTGGTCGCCAGAATGAGGTCGGCCGTCGCCCCCTCGAGCTGCCAGGCGAGATCGTGGATGTACTCGCTGCCGCCGTTCGGATGCCCCGCGACGACGACCCCGTCGACCGCGAGCGTGCGGGCGAACTCCGCGGCGCGCGACATTCCCGCGAGCACCATGACATCCCCGAGCACGCCGGCCGTGCCGACCGGATCCTCCTCTTCGACCACCGCGCCGACGACCGAGTAGGCCGCCCCGGAACCGGCACGGATCTGCGCGACGACGTTCGCGACATCCGAGGTCTTTCCGATCACGATGACGCGGGAGAGCGCGTGGCCGGCGCGCTGCTGGGTCGTGAGCCACTGCCGCCAGAGCCACCGGCTGAGCAGGAGCCCGAAGAACCCGGCCGGGAACGCCAGGATGAAGAACCAGCGGGCCGTGTCCGCCTGGAAGACCAGGAAGACGATCGCGAGCAGCCCGAAGGTCGTTGTGCTCGCGTGGGCGACGCGTTTGTACTCCCCCGCCCCGACGCCGATGATGCGCAGGTCGCGGGTGCGGAACGCGGCGAGGCCGGCCCACCAAGCGAGCGCGACCAGCAGCGCCATCGACCCGAACCGCGACCCCGTCGGGGTGGCAAGCGATTCGAGGGCCGCCGACCCGAACCGGGCGAGGTAGGCCGCCACCACGACGGCGGCGATCACGGCCGCGTCGGTGATGCGCAGCCGGGCGCGGTAGCCGCCGGCCCAGCGCGCACCACTCGCGACGGTCGCTGTCTGCTGTGTCGGAGCGAGTGTCTCGGGCTGTGCCTGGTCACCCCCGCCGCGCCGGGGCGCCGCGGATCGTGATCCATGGGGGTGGTGCTGGAGCGCTATACGCCGCGAGCGGCTTCGGGAAAGCGCGAATTCGACCATGCTGAGCCTGCAATTCCGGGAAAATTGTACGACTGAGAGCACCGTGGGTGGCGGCGCTCGTGGTGCAATCCCGCAACAGCCTCGACTGGGTATGGGTCGAGTTCGGGTGCCGTCGCGGGAGGGTTTTCGGGTTGGGTAAGCGGGTATGACGTGCCCCCTTGGGGGGTAACGCCACGACGCTATTCCCCCCGCCTCCGGCCCCCATATCCCCCCTTCGGGGGGCAGCCATGGGGGGTCGGGTTGTGCTTGAGTGTCCAGTTAGGAAACGCGATTATTCGTCGTGGACAGAATTGCAAGGTTCGTCATCAGACGCCCGCATTCGCTAGCGTTGCGGAATGACGTTCAACGACAACGCCAAGATCAATTCGGGCAGAACCCGCCGCCGTGGCCGCACGGGCGGCATCGTCGCGGGCGGCGGTGTGGTCGGCGTGGTCGCGCTGTTCCTGCTCTCGCAACTGCTCGGGGTCGACCTGACCGGCCTGGCCGGAGGGGGCGGCGCGCAGAACGGCAGCGACGAGTCGATCGCCAACTGCGAGACGGGCGCCGACGCGAATGCCGGTGGCGACTGCCGGCTCGCGAGCGCGGGCGACTCAATCGACACCTATTGGGCGGGCGAGCTGCCCGACTACCGGCCCACGGATGTCGTTCTATTCACGGATCAGACGGACACCGGATGCGGCGGCGCCACCAGTGCCGTCGGACCCTTCTATTGCCCCGCCGACGAGACCATCTACATCGACACGTCGTTCTTCGACGAACTGAGCACGCGGTTCGGTGCCTCGGGCGGACCGCTCGCCGAGATGTACGTCCTGGCCCACGAGTGGGGCCACCACATCCAGAACATCAGCGGCATGATGGAGGGACTCGACCTGCAGACCACCGGTCCGCAGTCCGATGGCGTGCGCCTCGAGGTGCAGGCCGACTGCTACGCCGGAGCGTGGGCGGGCGAGGCGTCGACGGTACCCGACGACAGCGGAACCCCGTTCCTGGAGGAGATCACGAGCGAGCAGCTCGCTCAAGCGCTGAGCGCCGCGGCCGCTGTGGGCGACGACCGCATCCAGGGTTCGGCCGGTGGCGGCGTGAACCCCGAGACCTGGACGCACGGTTCGAGCGAACAGCGCCAGCAGTGGTTCACGACCGGCTTCGAGGGCGGCCCCGCCGCGTGCGACACGTTCGGAGCCGCCCTCTAGCCCGTCCCTAGAGGCTGACTTCCAGCGCGTGCTGCGCCTCCTCCACGGTGCCGAAGGTGCCGAGCGATTTGGCGAGCCTCGTCGTCGAGGCGAATCCGCTGCCCCACCGGGCTTCGACTATTCCCACGAACTCACCGTCGCGCCGGGCGACCCAGAGTCCGGACTGTTCCGCCACCCACACAATCGCGGGGGCCGTGACCGTCGAGTTCTTGCGATTTATGACCGTGCTCATAGCAATCTCCCTCCATTGGGCTCGTGCGTGACACGAGACTAGCCCGCTGTCGCGGGAGGGGAGAAGGGTCTGTCGCCGGATGCGCCGATGTGCGTCGCCGGGCGGCGGACTCAGGCGGCGCGGCGGGCGGTGAGCTCGGCGCGCAGCGGGAAGTCCTGGCCGTCGAGGATGATCTGCGCGCTCACTCCGCTCGACGCGTTGACCACGATCGGGGCGAGCAGGTTCATGGTCGTGCCGTCGGCGTCGGGGTTGGCCACGACCAGCACGAGGGCGTCTTCGGCCGCGTGCACGTCGAGCGCCACACAGTCTTCGTCGGAGATGATCGGCGCGTAGTCGGGCAGGTACACCGAGGCGTCAAGGACGAAGAGGCGGATGGCCGAGTCGGTGCGCGACTGCAGTGCGAAGAGGCCGTCGGCCCCGTCGATCTGGCTGAGGAGGAAGTCGACGTGGGGTGCGAGTCCGTGCGGGGGAGTCGTGAAGGTCAGTGCTGCGGTCATGAGAGGAAATCCATCAGTGAGGGCTGGAGGGCGCGGGCGGTCACGGCGAGGGCGGCTTGGTAGCTCACCTCTTGGGCTTTGAGGTCGAGGATGGCCTTGCCGAGGTCGACGTCTTCGATCTCGGCACGCTGCGCCTCGAGCGAGACCGATTCACTCATGTTTGCCCCT is a window of Conyzicola nivalis DNA encoding:
- a CDS encoding sugar transferase, with the translated sequence MVEFALSRSRSRRIALQHHPHGSRSAAPRRGGGDQAQPETLAPTQQTATVASGARWAGGYRARLRITDAAVIAAVVVAAYLARFGSAALESLATPTGSRFGSMALLVALAWWAGLAAFRTRDLRIIGVGAGEYKRVAHASTTTFGLLAIVFLVFQADTARWFFILAFPAGFFGLLLSRWLWRQWLTTQQRAGHALSRVIVIGKTSDVANVVAQIRAGSGAAYSVVGAVVEEEDPVGTAGVLGDVMVLAGMSRAAEFARTLAVDGVVVAGHPNGGSEYIHDLAWQLEGATADLILATSLANVAGPRIHFRPVEGLPLLHVEIPQFDGAKHVAKRAMDIVIAGTALLFLSPVFAVIALLIRLDSDGPSFFAQERVGRGGELFRILKFRSMNASAPTQLGALVAKSEGNGVLFKMKNDPRVTRLGRTLRKYSLDELPQLWNVLMGDMSLVGPRPPLASEVSTYEDHVHRRLYIKPGLTGMWQVNGRSNLSWEDSVRLDLYYVENWSLMGDLIILWRTVKVVAAPVGAY
- a CDS encoding acyltransferase, giving the protein MTGVEEHRVMHDDELPARIATTADVDPRAKVGPDSLVWHLAQIREYAQISSGCIVGRGVYIGPGVIVGRNCKIQNYALIYEPALLEDGVFVGPAVVFTNDSYPRAINLDGSRQTNDDWEAVGVTVRTGASIGARAVCVAPITIGRYALVAAGSVVTKNVPDFAVVVGVPARQTGWVGRAGLPLVPTDDGGFVCPRTGERYVEHEGVLSPR
- the ypfJ gene encoding KPN_02809 family neutral zinc metallopeptidase; translated protein: MTFNDNAKINSGRTRRRGRTGGIVAGGGVVGVVALFLLSQLLGVDLTGLAGGGGAQNGSDESIANCETGADANAGGDCRLASAGDSIDTYWAGELPDYRPTDVVLFTDQTDTGCGGATSAVGPFYCPADETIYIDTSFFDELSTRFGASGGPLAEMYVLAHEWGHHIQNISGMMEGLDLQTTGPQSDGVRLEVQADCYAGAWAGEASTVPDDSGTPFLEEITSEQLAQALSAAAAVGDDRIQGSAGGGVNPETWTHGSSEQRQQWFTTGFEGGPAACDTFGAAL
- a CDS encoding MFS transporter, encoding MYISLPQRGDRSKTGAPAARVSSVVITLGVVSMLTDVSSESVASILPLYITGAMGLSMIAYGFIDGIYQGVSAIVRIGGGWASDRTDNPKWVAFFGYAVSAVTKVGLLFVSGFAGIASVIALDRLGKGVRTAPRDALITASSEPSNLGKSFGVHRMLDTIGAAGGPLLAFLILFFVPTGYHLVFIVSLGFAVVGVVILGLVVPARRPRRESVAAGEARQPFRWGSLAEPRLRRLILTAGILAVLTVGDGFIYLVLQDRSPFAAQWFPLLYVGTNVAFFIFAVPLGRFADRFGRARVFVLGHVALLAAYACAALPVGGAAVTIVCLVLLGAFYAATDGVLAALAGEVCPPESRATGIAAAQTVVAIGRLIGSTAFGILWFAAGRELAVVIVAAALAAAIPALLVLIRPLTRVAVNE
- the fliW gene encoding flagellar assembly protein FliW, which gives rise to MTAALTFTTPPHGLAPHVDFLLSQIDGADGLFALQSRTDSAIRLFVLDASVYLPDYAPIISDEDCVALDVHAAEDALVLVVANPDADGTTMNLLAPIVVNASSGVSAQIILDGQDFPLRAELTARRAA